A window of the Rickettsia felis URRWXCal2 genome harbors these coding sequences:
- the rnhA gene encoding Ribonuclease H encodes MDSKVVIYTDGACAGNPGPGGWGALLQFNDTSKEIFGYELDTTNNRMEITAALEALRILKKSCNVEIYTDSKYLQQGITAWIHNWIKNNWCKSNNEPVKNADLWQKLYAELSKHTIIWKWVKGHANNSGNIAADKLAVQGRETAIEILKCRG; translated from the coding sequence ATGGATTCAAAAGTAGTTATATATACTGATGGTGCATGTGCAGGTAATCCTGGTCCTGGAGGATGGGGAGCTTTGCTTCAATTTAATGATACTAGCAAAGAAATATTTGGGTATGAGTTGGATACGACTAATAATCGTATGGAAATTACGGCAGCACTTGAAGCATTAAGGATTTTAAAAAAATCTTGTAATGTTGAGATTTATACTGATAGTAAATATTTGCAACAGGGAATTACCGCTTGGATTCATAATTGGATAAAAAATAATTGGTGTAAAAGCAACAATGAACCCGTTAAAAATGCCGATTTATGGCAAAAATTATACGCAGAATTGAGTAAACATACTATTATTTGGAAATGGGTAAAAGGTCATGCAAATAATAGCGGTAATATTGCTGCCGATAAACTTGCAGTGCAAGGAAGAGAAACTGCTATAGAAATTTTAAAATGTCGTGGATAG
- the tgt gene encoding Queuine tRNA-ribosyltransferase — translation MSKFSFNIHHQHKKARNGVITTAHGEIRTPAFMPVGTRGTVKAMLPESVAETGADILLGNTYHLMLQPTAERIARLGGLHKFMNWDKPILTDSGGFQVMSLSKLRKITEEGVSFSSHINGDKYMLTPERSTEIQHLLGSTITMAFDECTPYPATFEEAKTSMQLTTRWANRSRNAFVKRDGYAQFGIIQGSVYEELREQSARDLVELDFEGYAIGGLAVGEGQELMFKVLDYAPDFLPQNKPCYLMGVGKPADIIGAVRRGIDMFDCVIPTRSGRNGQAFTKYGTVNIRNSKYADDNEPLEHDCLCPACKNYSKAYLHLLVRIGEILGAMLMTWHNLTYFQNLMSRIRKYIKLGKDFDFDS, via the coding sequence GTGTCAAAATTTTCTTTTAATATTCATCATCAGCATAAAAAAGCTAGAAACGGTGTTATCACAACCGCACACGGTGAGATTCGTACCCCTGCTTTCATGCCGGTCGGTACTAGAGGAACCGTTAAGGCAATGCTGCCTGAATCAGTAGCTGAAACCGGAGCGGATATATTACTCGGAAATACTTACCATTTAATGCTTCAGCCGACTGCCGAGCGTATAGCACGTCTTGGTGGTTTGCATAAATTCATGAATTGGGATAAGCCGATATTAACCGATTCCGGCGGTTTTCAGGTAATGTCGTTATCGAAGTTACGCAAAATAACCGAAGAAGGAGTAAGTTTCAGCTCTCATATTAACGGTGATAAATATATGTTAACGCCTGAGCGTTCTACCGAAATACAACATTTACTCGGTAGTACTATCACTATGGCTTTTGATGAATGTACGCCTTATCCTGCAACCTTTGAAGAAGCTAAAACTTCTATGCAGCTTACGACTAGATGGGCGAATAGATCACGTAATGCCTTTGTTAAAAGAGATGGCTATGCACAATTCGGTATTATTCAAGGTAGTGTTTACGAAGAATTACGTGAGCAGTCAGCTAGAGATTTAGTAGAACTCGATTTTGAGGGTTATGCTATAGGCGGGCTTGCGGTAGGTGAGGGGCAGGAGCTTATGTTTAAAGTACTTGATTATGCTCCCGATTTTCTGCCGCAAAATAAGCCGTGCTATTTAATGGGAGTCGGTAAGCCTGCTGATATTATCGGTGCTGTACGTCGAGGTATAGATATGTTTGACTGCGTAATCCCGACACGTTCAGGACGCAACGGTCAGGCTTTTACAAAATACGGCACGGTAAATATCCGCAATAGCAAATACGCCGATGATAACGAGCCGCTTGAGCATGATTGCCTATGCCCTGCTTGTAAAAACTATAGTAAAGCTTATCTGCATCTTTTAGTTAGAATCGGTGAAATACTTGGAGCAATGTTAATGACTTGGCATAATCTAACATATTTTCAAAACCTCATGAGCCGTATTAGGAAATATATTAAGCTAGGTAAAGATTTTGATTTTGATTCTTAA
- a CDS encoding Guanosine polyphosphate pyrophosphohydrolases/synthetase-like protein SpoT4 → MLAEFVADEAPKLFTSNMINTALLHDTIEDTELTAEMITEIFEIEVARHVEGLTRIKPYGKISAEESLNLLIKQKRYDTVLIKLFDRIHNVQTLAAKSPEKAKKIILETFKKFLVVAIHLECYEIEEKFNEICYRFLYKDKFSQQKQISLFTMNNLLLFPTFENDLDQTYKL, encoded by the coding sequence ATGCTTGCGGAGTTTGTAGCAGACGAAGCCCCTAAGCTTTTTACTTCTAATATGATAAATACTGCTCTACTTCACGATACTATTGAGGATACAGAACTTACTGCAGAGATGATTACCGAAATTTTTGAAATAGAAGTAGCTAGACATGTAGAGGGTTTAACTAGAATCAAACCTTATGGAAAAATCAGTGCCGAGGAAAGCTTAAACCTGTTAATCAAACAAAAAAGATATGACACCGTACTTATAAAATTATTTGATCGTATTCATAATGTACAAACATTAGCAGCTAAATCACCTGAAAAAGCAAAGAAGATCATTTTGGAAACATTTAAGAAATTTCTAGTTGTTGCTATACATTTAGAGTGTTATGAAATTGAAGAAAAGTTTAATGAAATTTGCTATAGGTTTTTATACAAAGACAAATTTTCTCAACAAAAACAAATATCATTATTCACCATGAATAACCTGCTTCTTTTTCCAACTTTTGAAAATGATTTAGACCAAACATACAAATTATAA
- a CDS encoding ATP-dependent helicase — protein MSNLQQQASDPNYSVWVSASAGTGKTKILTDRFLRLLITGVEPANILCLTFTNAASIEMQARINSRLKHLSLCDTKKLEEELFLMSGNKPLPQEIENAKTLYDKILNSNEPLNIYTIHAFCQKILKTFPLEAGITPEFKILEETKLQDIFLNIRNEIYLSDEHNDLIKILLNRFHEITLQDIFTEIIEQKIKFKKLFTHKTIPKEISNKRLALGELNNIYDKVKNLFAEYDLEIEPKEIFFTKDGKKRKSFLSKELIRKYLKLLLELEKITSEIYRLDELRRIEELEYHTNLLTKLAHIILKKYDFYKEENNLLDYDDLIYYTEKLLNNKTTHEWLLHKLESEINHILVDEAQDTSPQQWNIITTLITEFNAANKPNNSTFIVGDDKQSIFSFQGADLHNFSLVNEQLKTNLTNANKKFKNITLEYSYRSCAEILQFTHNVLKNIKSNYPSLFLSDNPLISSFRTHQGFITVWPLVTSEKQEELFWALPEDYENSKSAADLLIEKIVNFIQEQIESKEILPSTASRISEKDFMILVRKRDEFSNNLIKELSKAKLKVEISDRINLKENLTIMDLISVAKFVLLSDDDLNLAGLLKSPIIGMNEKQLYELLVNKTDNSLWDNLSACEEIYAKLNSLIVIYKISTVENFFDLVVNNLNLREIYDDDMINELLTLSKNYTNDIDNSLQGFIAWFENNDIYIKRDMEHSDKIRVMTVHGSKGLEAPIVILCDSTTLPVSSNKFIWDDKGEMFFSANIVDTPEFLQELKEAEKLKDLQEYIRLLYVAMTRAKDRLIICGFSNKAAAPENCWYEIVKQTFN, from the coding sequence ATGAGCAATCTACAACAACAAGCATCCGATCCTAATTATTCCGTTTGGGTTTCGGCATCAGCAGGTACAGGTAAAACCAAAATCCTAACCGATCGGTTTTTACGTTTGTTAATAACAGGCGTAGAACCTGCAAATATTTTATGCCTTACTTTTACTAATGCTGCTTCTATAGAGATGCAAGCAAGGATTAATAGCAGACTTAAACATCTTTCTCTTTGCGATACCAAGAAACTAGAAGAAGAACTTTTCTTAATGAGCGGCAATAAGCCGCTACCGCAAGAAATAGAAAACGCAAAAACTTTATACGATAAAATACTAAATAGTAATGAGCCTTTAAATATCTATACAATTCATGCGTTTTGTCAAAAAATCCTTAAAACTTTTCCTTTAGAAGCAGGTATCACACCGGAATTTAAAATTCTTGAAGAAACTAAATTACAAGATATTTTCCTAAATATCAGAAATGAAATTTACCTAAGCGATGAACATAATGATTTAATTAAAATTTTACTTAACCGCTTTCATGAAATAACATTGCAAGATATTTTTACTGAGATAATCGAGCAGAAAATTAAATTCAAGAAGTTATTTACTCATAAAACTATTCCGAAAGAAATATCTAATAAAAGATTAGCGTTAGGGGAATTAAATAATATTTACGATAAGGTGAAAAACTTATTTGCAGAATATGATTTGGAAATAGAACCGAAAGAAATTTTTTTTACCAAAGACGGAAAAAAACGTAAAAGCTTTTTATCGAAAGAATTAATAAGAAAATATCTTAAATTATTGTTAGAGCTAGAAAAAATCACTTCTGAAATTTACCGATTAGATGAGCTGCGTCGCATAGAGGAGCTAGAATATCATACGAATTTACTTACTAAACTTGCTCATATTATTTTAAAAAAATACGATTTCTATAAAGAAGAAAATAATTTACTCGATTACGATGATCTAATTTACTACACCGAGAAATTACTGAATAATAAAACTACACATGAATGGTTGCTACATAAGCTGGAGAGTGAAATAAATCATATTCTTGTCGATGAAGCACAAGACACAAGCCCCCAGCAATGGAATATTATCACTACTTTAATAACAGAATTTAATGCGGCAAATAAGCCGAATAATAGTACCTTTATCGTTGGTGACGATAAACAATCGATTTTTAGCTTTCAAGGAGCTGATCTTCATAATTTCAGCTTAGTAAATGAACAACTAAAAACAAATCTTACAAATGCTAACAAGAAGTTCAAAAATATCACGCTTGAATATTCATATAGATCATGTGCAGAGATTTTACAATTTACTCATAATGTTTTGAAAAATATAAAATCCAATTACCCTAGTTTATTCCTTTCAGATAACCCTTTAATCTCCTCATTTCGTACACATCAAGGTTTTATAACGGTATGGCCGTTAGTAACCAGTGAAAAACAAGAAGAGCTTTTTTGGGCATTGCCTGAAGATTATGAAAATTCTAAATCCGCCGCTGATTTATTGATAGAAAAAATCGTAAATTTTATACAAGAACAAATAGAAAGCAAAGAAATTTTGCCTTCTACCGCAAGCAGAATATCCGAAAAAGATTTCATGATATTAGTAAGAAAGAGAGATGAGTTTAGTAATAATCTGATAAAAGAACTTAGCAAAGCGAAGCTTAAAGTTGAGATAAGCGATAGAATTAACCTTAAGGAAAATCTAACGATAATGGATTTAATCTCGGTAGCTAAATTTGTGTTATTATCTGATGATGATTTAAACCTTGCCGGCTTACTAAAATCGCCGATTATCGGCATGAACGAAAAACAATTATACGAACTTCTTGTAAATAAAACCGATAATAGTTTATGGGATAATCTATCTGCTTGTGAAGAAATATACGCTAAGTTAAATTCCCTAATTGTAATTTATAAAATATCTACTGTTGAGAATTTCTTTGATTTAGTGGTGAATAATCTAAATTTACGAGAGATTTACGATGATGATATGATAAATGAGCTATTAACATTAAGCAAAAACTATACAAATGATATAGATAATTCACTGCAAGGATTCATTGCTTGGTTTGAGAATAACGATATCTACATCAAACGTGATATGGAGCATTCAGACAAGATAAGAGTAATGACCGTCCACGGCTCTAAAGGGCTTGAAGCTCCTATCGTTATATTATGCGATTCTACTACTTTGCCGGTAAGTAGCAATAAATTTATTTGGGACGATAAAGGGGAAATGTTTTTTTCTGCCAATATTGTAGATACGCCGGAGTTCCTACAAGAACTAAAAGAAGCTGAAAAGTTAAAAGATTTACAGGAGTATATAAGACTACTCTATGTTGCAATGACAAGAGCTAAAGACCGGCTAATTATATGCGGTTTTAGCAATAAAGCAGCCGCTCCTGAAAATTGTTGGTATGAAATAGTCAAGCAAACTTTTAATTAA
- a CDS encoding Guanosine polyphosphate pyrophosphohydrolases/synthetase-like protein SpoT4, producing MEDISSWKEKFKICVYAKKLIDKLEYLNTKVKNPVDIEEIKKGIYYVRKYHGLQMR from the coding sequence ATGGAAGATATAAGCTCTTGGAAAGAAAAGTTTAAAATTTGCGTTTACGCTAAAAAGCTGATTGATAAACTCGAATATTTAAACACTAAAGTAAAAAATCCTGTTGATATAGAGGAAATCAAAAAAGGTATCTACTACGTCCGTAAATATCACGGCTTGCAAATGCGTTAA
- the surf1 gene encoding Surfeit locus protein 1 translates to MKTNLVVLITFTILISLGFWQLSRLKEKKLFLASMQANLTSPAINLAEIQDSLPYHKVKITGQFLPNKDIYLYGRRSMSSGKDGYYLVTPFKTIEDKVILVARGWFSNRNKIIITQATNDRQHEIIGVTMPSEKTRSYLPANDIKNNVWLTLDLKEASQTLELNLEDFYIIAEGKDISNLDILLPLSINHLAAIRNDHLEYALTWFGLAISLIVIYVIYRRNVISV, encoded by the coding sequence ATGAAAACAAACCTTGTTGTACTTATCACGTTTACAATACTTATTTCCTTAGGCTTTTGGCAGCTTAGTCGTTTAAAGGAAAAGAAATTATTCTTAGCCTCAATGCAAGCTAACCTCACTTCACCTGCAATTAATTTAGCAGAAATTCAAGATAGTTTACCTTATCATAAAGTAAAAATTACCGGTCAATTTTTACCTAATAAAGACATATATTTATATGGTAGAAGGTCAATGTCGAGCGGAAAAGACGGCTATTATTTAGTTACTCCTTTTAAAACCATAGAAGATAAAGTTATTTTAGTAGCACGAGGCTGGTTTAGTAATCGCAATAAAATTATTATCACCCAAGCTACAAACGACAGGCAACACGAGATTATCGGTGTTACTATGCCGTCTGAAAAAACTCGTAGCTACTTACCTGCTAACGATATAAAAAATAATGTGTGGCTAACTTTAGATTTAAAAGAAGCATCTCAAACCTTAGAATTAAATCTAGAGGATTTTTATATTATTGCGGAAGGAAAAGATATTAGCAATCTAGATATTTTATTACCTCTTTCAATAAATCATTTAGCAGCAATCAGAAATGACCATTTAGAATATGCCCTAACTTGGTTTGGTCTTGCTATTTCCTTAATCGTAATATATGTGATTTATCGGCGTAATGTCATTTCTGTGTAG
- a CDS encoding ABC transporter substrate binding protein translates to MKQNIIETIIGFVVLIIALLFLIFAYKTGSSIASSKGYQVTANFQSAEGIAVGSDVMISGIKIGSVKKITLDPNSFYASVYLNINDDVKIPKDSKAQVVTSGLLGGKYISIVPGNDDENLAANEEIRYTQSAINIESLINKIVSSFGSK, encoded by the coding sequence ATGAAACAAAATATTATTGAAACAATTATCGGTTTTGTAGTATTAATTATTGCTTTGCTATTTTTGATTTTTGCCTACAAGACAGGTAGTTCTATAGCTAGCTCAAAAGGTTATCAGGTAACTGCTAATTTTCAGAGTGCAGAGGGTATAGCAGTCGGAAGCGACGTAATGATCTCAGGTATAAAAATAGGTAGTGTAAAGAAAATTACTTTAGATCCGAATAGCTTTTATGCAAGTGTATATCTAAATATTAATGATGATGTTAAAATACCTAAAGATTCTAAAGCCCAAGTAGTCACCAGCGGGTTACTTGGAGGTAAATATATTTCAATTGTACCTGGTAATGATGATGAAAATTTAGCGGCTAATGAAGAGATAAGATATACTCAATCAGCAATTAATATTGAATCATTAATTAATAAAATTGTTTCTTCATTCGGTAGTAAGTAG
- the dnaQ gene encoding DNA polymerase III epsilon chain, which produces MSSLREIILDTETTGLDPRQGHRIVEIGAIEMVNKVLTGRNFHFYINPERDMPFDAYRIHGISGEFLKDKPLFHTIADDFLEFISDSKLIIHNAPFDIKFLNHELSLLKRAEIKLLELSNAIDTLVMARSMFPGSKYNLDALCKRFKVDNSGRQLHGALKDAALLAEVYVELTGGRQSAFKMVDKSVETNNLATNQVNNKTEQATIVIKPTKEELQKHKEFLSSILKTA; this is translated from the coding sequence ATGTCGAGTTTAAGAGAAATAATTTTAGATACCGAAACTACGGGACTTGACCCACGACAAGGTCACCGAATCGTCGAAATCGGTGCTATTGAGATGGTGAATAAGGTATTAACAGGCAGGAATTTTCATTTTTATATTAATCCTGAGCGAGACATGCCGTTTGATGCTTATAGAATTCACGGTATTTCCGGTGAGTTTTTAAAGGACAAACCTTTGTTTCATACAATAGCCGATGATTTTTTAGAGTTTATCTCAGATAGCAAACTTATTATTCATAATGCTCCGTTCGATATTAAATTTCTAAATCATGAATTATCATTATTAAAAAGAGCGGAAATCAAACTTTTAGAACTGTCCAATGCTATAGACACTCTAGTTATGGCTAGAAGTATGTTTCCAGGCTCAAAATATAATCTTGACGCATTATGTAAAAGATTTAAAGTTGATAATTCAGGTAGGCAGCTTCACGGGGCTTTGAAAGATGCGGCATTACTTGCAGAAGTATATGTGGAACTAACGGGTGGTAGACAATCCGCTTTTAAAATGGTTGATAAATCTGTCGAAACAAATAATTTAGCAACTAATCAAGTAAATAACAAAACAGAGCAAGCTACTATTGTTATTAAACCTACAAAAGAAGAGCTGCAAAAACATAAAGAGTTTCTTAGTAGTATTTTAAAAACTGCGTAG
- the ligA gene encoding DNA ligase, NAD-dependent: protein MLFLINTTKSLKKHDFLMQNIDLISEEEAKKLLEELADKIAAYNHAYYIEDNPLVSDSEYDQLFNTNLKLEQKFPHLVLENSPSKKIGAKITNKFAKITHQIPMLSLSNAFDEQDVRDFVDRIKNFLRLDEFAPIFCEPKIDGLSFSAIYKNGLLTTGATRGDGYVGEDITANIKTIKNFPHKIDNAPEFLEVRGEIYIEKQDFLNLNKEQEEQGRDKFANPRNAAAGSLRQLDASITAQRSLKYFVYSGGVTEQNLASSQEQLLIKLKEFGFSVNEISKLTNSEEEIFTFYEYLKTNRENLPYEIDGVVYKLNDFALQNRMGFIARSPRFATAHKFPAIIGRTKLLSITVQVGRTGTLTPVAELEPIEIGGVTVSRATLHNFQEIMRKDVRIDDYVFLQRAGDVIPKITGVDIGKRPNDTIAFDTPLFCPSCNSKLHYAPEDIIIRCDNGLNCPAQNYERIRHFVSKNAMDIEGLGRKQVEFLIDKGLISNPLDIFFLKEKNDSSLTKLENMDGWGKKSVENLFKNIEQSKNVSLPRFIYALGIRHIGEQNAKLLAREFGSYANFIAQMELLSKNDLDIYQKLNDLEGIGDKILVDIIDFFDVKENTTLIKKLGEVLNIEDYKETREQSSLTGKIIVFTGSLPTISRAEAKATAEKLGAKVAASVSSNTDLVVAGVDAGSKLKKAKELNIKIIGEEEWLTLIKNV, encoded by the coding sequence ATGCTTTTCTTGATCAATACAACAAAGTCACTTAAAAAACATGATTTCCTAATGCAAAATATTGATTTAATATCTGAAGAAGAAGCAAAAAAATTACTAGAAGAATTAGCTGATAAAATAGCAGCGTATAATCATGCTTATTATATAGAGGATAATCCTTTAGTTTCTGATAGCGAGTATGATCAGCTATTTAATACCAATCTCAAGTTAGAGCAGAAATTTCCTCATTTAGTTTTAGAAAATAGTCCTAGCAAAAAAATAGGGGCTAAAATAACAAACAAATTTGCTAAAATTACGCATCAAATACCGATGTTGTCTCTTAGTAATGCTTTTGATGAGCAGGACGTAAGAGATTTTGTAGATCGCATAAAAAATTTCTTACGCCTTGATGAGTTTGCTCCTATTTTTTGTGAGCCTAAAATAGATGGCTTGTCTTTTTCTGCTATTTATAAAAACGGGCTGCTTACAACGGGAGCTACAAGAGGTGACGGATATGTTGGTGAAGACATAACGGCAAATATCAAAACAATCAAAAACTTTCCTCATAAAATAGATAATGCTCCGGAGTTTTTAGAAGTACGAGGGGAGATTTATATTGAAAAACAAGATTTCTTAAATCTAAATAAAGAACAGGAAGAGCAGGGCAGAGATAAATTTGCCAATCCTCGTAATGCTGCTGCAGGGTCTCTTCGTCAGCTTGATGCTTCTATTACGGCTCAAAGATCTCTCAAATATTTTGTCTATTCAGGAGGAGTAACTGAGCAGAATCTCGCTTCTTCACAAGAGCAACTACTTATAAAGTTAAAAGAATTCGGCTTTAGCGTTAATGAAATATCTAAGCTTACAAATTCCGAAGAAGAAATTTTCACCTTTTATGAATATCTCAAAACAAATAGAGAAAATTTACCTTATGAAATTGACGGGGTAGTATATAAGCTAAATGATTTTGCATTGCAAAATAGAATGGGGTTTATTGCTAGATCTCCAAGATTTGCTACCGCTCATAAATTTCCTGCTATAATAGGACGAACAAAACTGCTTTCTATTACGGTGCAAGTCGGTAGAACCGGTACGTTAACGCCGGTAGCCGAGCTTGAACCTATAGAAATAGGCGGGGTGACTGTTAGCAGAGCAACGCTGCATAATTTTCAAGAAATCATGCGAAAAGACGTACGTATCGACGATTATGTGTTCTTGCAGCGTGCCGGTGACGTCATCCCTAAAATCACGGGAGTTGATATAGGGAAACGTCCTAATGATACAATAGCATTTGATACTCCTTTATTTTGCCCTTCATGCAATTCTAAGTTGCATTATGCGCCTGAAGATATTATTATACGCTGTGATAACGGTCTTAATTGTCCTGCTCAGAATTATGAGCGTATCCGTCATTTTGTATCGAAAAATGCTATGGATATTGAGGGGCTGGGGCGTAAACAAGTTGAGTTTTTAATAGATAAGGGGTTGATTAGTAATCCTCTCGATATATTCTTTTTGAAAGAGAAAAATGACTCTAGCTTAACAAAGCTTGAAAATATGGATGGGTGGGGTAAAAAGTCAGTAGAAAATCTTTTTAAAAATATTGAGCAATCAAAAAATGTTAGCTTGCCAAGATTCATATACGCTCTAGGTATTAGGCATATCGGTGAGCAAAACGCTAAATTGCTTGCTAGAGAATTTGGCAGCTATGCTAATTTTATAGCTCAAATGGAACTGCTTAGTAAAAATGATTTGGATATCTATCAGAAACTAAATGATTTAGAGGGTATCGGTGATAAGATTCTAGTAGATATTATTGATTTTTTTGATGTTAAAGAAAATACCACGCTTATCAAAAAACTTGGTGAAGTATTAAATATTGAAGATTATAAAGAGACTAGAGAACAAAGCAGTTTAACGGGTAAGATAATAGTATTTACCGGTAGCTTACCAACCATATCTAGAGCTGAAGCTAAAGCAACGGCTGAAAAACTTGGGGCTAAAGTTGCAGCTAGCGTATCGTCTAATACGGATTTAGTCGTAGCAGGCGTTGATGCAGGCAGTAAGCTTAAAAAAGCTAAAGAGCTTAATATTAAAATTATTGGTGAAGAAGAATGGCTTACGCTTATAAAAAATGTTTAG
- the proP10 gene encoding Proline/betaine transporter (MFS type sugar transporter PFAM00083) — MLGYEKEQRSLTREQKEATGILSTATFLEYFDLMLYVHLAVLLNELFFPKYDSSAASLLSAFTFCSTFIFRPLGAYVFGRIGDKLGRKSTVIMTTTLMALSCIIMANAPTYEQVGYFAAVLITICRAIQGMASVGEIVGAELYLTEITKPPIQYPVVSFIAVASVIGTTAALAIASLVTTQGFNWRLAFWIGAIIAVVGGYARTHLRETPDFVDASARLLRKYEKANIDKKELKNDEIFNQKPNKKTTIYFFIMSCAWPICFYYTYITCGKVLKNSFGYSAAQVIHHNFIISMFHLASMSLICFLSYKIYLLKILRVKLALLFIFILFSPYLLKSTTTPFQLLLIQIGLIICSFDTVPAVSIFFRHFPVFKRFTYSSMIYAVSRALMYIITSFGIIYLTKYLSQYGLFVVMVPLLIICMFGLNHFQKLEKEAGYSW, encoded by the coding sequence ATGCTAGGCTATGAAAAAGAACAGCGAAGCTTAACAAGAGAACAAAAAGAAGCCACAGGAATTTTATCTACAGCTACTTTTCTTGAGTATTTTGACTTAATGTTGTACGTCCATTTAGCAGTATTGTTAAATGAATTGTTCTTTCCTAAATATGATTCTAGTGCAGCTTCTCTTCTCTCTGCCTTTACCTTTTGTTCTACCTTTATATTTAGACCACTAGGAGCATATGTTTTCGGTCGAATAGGTGATAAATTAGGACGAAAGTCTACTGTTATTATGACAACTACCTTAATGGCTTTATCCTGTATAATTATGGCGAATGCTCCTACTTATGAACAAGTAGGTTATTTTGCTGCTGTATTAATCACAATTTGCCGTGCAATTCAAGGTATGGCTTCTGTAGGTGAAATAGTGGGAGCAGAACTTTATTTAACTGAAATTACAAAACCACCTATACAATATCCCGTAGTTTCTTTTATCGCCGTAGCATCAGTAATTGGGACAACTGCTGCTTTAGCTATAGCATCTTTGGTTACTACTCAAGGATTTAATTGGCGTCTTGCCTTTTGGATAGGTGCAATTATTGCAGTTGTAGGAGGCTATGCTAGAACTCATCTTAGAGAAACGCCTGATTTTGTAGATGCAAGTGCTAGACTTTTACGAAAATATGAAAAAGCAAATATCGACAAAAAAGAATTAAAAAACGATGAAATTTTTAACCAAAAACCTAATAAGAAGACAACTATATATTTTTTCATAATGAGTTGTGCTTGGCCCATATGTTTCTACTATACTTATATTACTTGCGGTAAAGTTTTAAAGAATTCATTTGGATATAGTGCAGCTCAGGTTATTCATCATAATTTTATTATTTCAATGTTCCACCTAGCTAGTATGTCTTTAATATGTTTTCTAAGTTATAAAATATATCTTTTAAAAATTCTTAGAGTAAAATTAGCTTTACTCTTTATATTTATTCTATTTTCACCATACCTTTTAAAAAGTACAACTACACCTTTCCAACTTCTTTTAATTCAAATAGGTTTGATAATATGTTCATTTGATACTGTTCCTGCTGTTTCAATCTTTTTTAGGCATTTTCCGGTTTTTAAACGCTTTACTTATAGTAGTATGATATATGCTGTTTCTAGAGCTTTAATGTATATAATTACTTCGTTTGGAATTATATATTTAACAAAATATTTGAGTCAATATGGTTTGTTTGTTGTGATGGTTCCGTTACTTATAATTTGTATGTTTGGTCTAAATCATTTTCAAAAGTTGGAAAAAGAAGCAGGTTATTCATGGTGA
- the coaE gene encoding Dephospho-CoA kinase, translating into MLAIGITGSYASGKTFILDYLAEKGYKTFCADRCIKELYQDLSVQTQILKLLPELESFNIGKISNLIYNNDLAREKLQNFIYPLLIDKLILFKKENANSKFGFAEIPLLYEAKFDKYFDFVVTIYCSEEIRMQRAITRTSFDIEIYNKIKEIQLSQESKIAKADFAINSGVDMLDLEKQIEKLILVIARKL; encoded by the coding sequence ATGTTAGCAATAGGTATTACCGGTAGCTACGCATCGGGGAAAACTTTTATTTTGGATTATTTAGCAGAAAAAGGATATAAAACTTTTTGTGCCGATAGATGTATAAAAGAATTATATCAAGATTTGAGCGTACAAACTCAAATCTTAAAATTACTCCCTGAACTTGAATCTTTCAATATCGGAAAAATCAGCAATTTAATCTACAATAACGACCTAGCTAGAGAAAAATTACAAAATTTTATTTACCCATTACTGATAGATAAACTCATTTTATTTAAAAAAGAAAACGCTAATTCCAAATTTGGCTTTGCCGAAATACCTCTGCTCTATGAAGCTAAATTTGATAAATATTTTGATTTTGTCGTAACAATATACTGCTCTGAAGAAATAAGAATGCAAAGAGCAATAACAAGAACTTCATTTGATATAGAGATTTATAATAAAATCAAAGAAATTCAACTATCACAAGAGAGCAAAATAGCAAAAGCAGATTTTGCTATAAATAGCGGCGTTGATATGTTAGACTTGGAAAAACAAATAGAGAAGCTAATTCTCGTCATTGCGAGGAAATTGTAA